The Streptococcus suis DNA window TTTTCTCAAAGAAGATGAAGAAATGATTGCCCGATTGAATGAGATTAACGAACTCTTCCACCAACTTTTCTTAACCATCGAATGCAAGTTTGACTACATCGGCAAGCAATTCCCTGACAAGATTGAACAACTACGAGCACTCTATCATCCCCTGGCAGACGATTTACTAGCCAAGTATGGCAACCAGATAGAGTTGAAGATTGAACCCTTTATTTTGTAAGACAAAAGAGATGACCGCAATCATCTCTTTTCTTCTATTCTGTATTCCAAACCATACTGATCACGCGATAGATAGCCATAATCCACCAAGTAGCGTCTCAATATAGCAAAGTCATCATAAATCTCAGCTAGAAAGGCATTAACTTCTTTTTCTGTGAAGGTCGAGCCTTTTTTAGCTAATTCTTCTTGTAAATAGGCAAACAAGTCCTGCCTACTTTTTAATTTTTTAGGAAAAGCGATAAGCTTGCCTTCTCGGAAAAATTTTTCTTGAATCTCTTGAACATTCATACCACCCTCCCAAAAATCCTAGCCCTCAGACTAGGATTTAGTAGTATAGTCTTTCAATTTGCTTTTGTACACCTCCAAAGGTTTAGGAAACCTTTGGAGGTGGGAAATAGATCGAATAAAGTTCGCATCAAAAGCTGCAGATAGCTTGCACAGACCAACCGTCTGTGCAAGTCTGAAAATATTACTTACGATAGCAAGTCACAGCTGTCGAGTACGTCAAAGCGAGTTCAAATAATCTGAAATTATTTTAAGTTGGAGATAAGGAAACAGAGTTTCCTCATACGTCGAAGTAATAAAAGATAAAATGAAAGACTAAAGTTTAACGAATTTCAGCACCAAGCTCAACCAAAGCCTTACTAATTTTCTCCATGTACTTAGCCACTTCCTTATCCGTCAAGCTATCTTCAGGATTCTGGAAGGTCAGGTTATAAGCCATAGACTTTTTACCAGCCTCGATATTGCCGCCAGCATAGACGTCAAAGAGGGTCACCTTGGTCAAGCGTTTCACGCCCGCAGCCGCAATGGCATTCAGGACATCCTGATGCTTGACATCACTGCTCAAAAGTAGGGCAATGTCACGGCTGACCGCTGGGAATTTAGAGATTTCGGTAAATGGCTGAGCAGGCTGGAGAGCTTCTTCAATCCCATCCAAATTGATTTCAGCCACATAAGTTTCAGGAATACCGTAGTCCTTAGCCGTTTGAGGGTGAACTTGTCCGACAAAGCCGATTACCGCCCCATTCAAATGGATTTCAGCAGTACGACCTGGGTGCAGGGCAGCAATCTCACTGGTTGCCATAAAGTCAACTGCCAACTTGTAGTGACCAAAGATAGCTTCCAAGATACCTTTAGCATGGAAGAAATCAACGGGTACAGCAGGTGTCTGGAAGTCTTTCTCAGCTACCAAGCCAGTCAAGACAAGGGCAAATTTATTGATTTCTTGTGGAAGGTCTTCTTTTGGATTGCCAGACTGTTCAAAGATTTTACCGATTTCGTAAAGAGCCAAGTTCTTGTTCTTACGAGCCACGTTGTAGGCAACTGTGTCTAACATACCAGACACCATGTTCTGACGAAGGGCAGAGCGGTCAACGGTCATTGGCCACATGAGTTCGGTGACTGTGGTTGGGCGTGCCACAAACTCCACAGCCTTTTCAGGCGTTGTCAAGGCATAGGAAATAATTTCTGTCAGTCCTGCACCTTCTGCCAGGCTACGTACTTGGCGACGGATGTTCTGGGTCAGGGTCAACTCACCTGCTGTTCCGTCCTCTTTCGGAAGAGTAGTTGGCAGATTATTGTAGCCATAAATACGAGCGATTTCTTCAACTAAGTCTGCAGGAATGCGAATGTCCCAACGACGACGCGGTACTGCGACTGTAAACTGACTTGCATCGCCAGTTGTTTCCATACCTAAACGACGGAAAATATCTGCGATTTGGGCATAGTCCAGATTAGTCCCGAGCGAGCGGTTGACGTAATCAATGGTCGCTGTGACTGGGACATCCGAAGTGTCCACGCTGCCCGCAGAAACGATGCCAGACAAGACCTGACCGCCAGACAATTCCGCAATCATAGCAGCTGCTGTGTCCATAGCCTCCGTCAAAGTCGCCACGTTGATTCCTTTTTCAAAGCGAGAAGAGGATTCAGAACGAAGATTGAGGCGACCTGAGGTCTTGCGAATTGACTTGCCGTCAAAGAGGGCTGCTTCCAGCACAACCGTCTTAGAGTTGTTGTCAATCTCTGTGTTGGCACCACCCATGACACCACCAAGGGCAACCGCCTTGTCCCCAACGGAAATGACGATGTCATCAGCAATCAAGTCACGCTCTTCGCCGTCAAGAGTTACCAAGTTCTCACCCTCTTTTGCCTGACGAGCCACGATTTTCTTGCCATCAAACTTGTCAAAGTCAAAGGCGTGCATTGGCTGACCGAAGTAAAGTAAGATATAGTTGGTGATGTCCACCACGTTGTTGAGCGGGCGGATACCTGCGTTCATGAGCAGGTTTTGCAACCACTGTGGACTCGGTGCGATAATCACATTTTCAATGACACGCGCCGTGTAGGCAGCTACCTTTTCTGACTCAATGGCCACTTCAATCACATCGCTGGCCTTCTTATCACTTTCCTCCAAGGCTACAGGCTTGAAGTTGACCTTGCTATCATAGATAGCAGCCACTTCGTGAGCCACACCACGCATAGAGAGAGCGTCGGCACGGTTTGGTGTGATGGACAGCTCGATAATCTCGTCGTCGAGGTCCAGATATGAAAAGACTGGCTCACCCACGACTGCATCTTCAGGCAGGTGGTAGATTCCGTCCGCATATACTTTTGGTACCACAGAGTCGGACACGCCGATTTCGCTCAATGAGCAGAGCATACCCAAGGATTCAACTCCACGGATTTTGCTTTTCTTAATCTTGTAGTTTCCAGCGATACGCGCACCTGGCAGAGCGACGATCACCTTGATGCCTGGCTTGACATTTGGAGCACCGCAAACGATTTGCGTAACTTCTTCACCGACATTGACCTGGCAGATGTTGAGGTGGGTATCTGGAATTGGCTCAGAAGACACAACCTGACCAACAACCAACTTAGACAGCCCAGCACTCTTTTGCTCAACCCCTTCTACCTCAATCCCTGTTGTTGACATTTTTTCAGACAAGTCTTGGCTTGTCGCATCAAAGTCAACGAGTTCTTTTAACCATTTGTAACTTACTAACATATTATCCTTTCTGGTGCAAAGGCCGTTTTAGTAGCCAATCCACATCTATCTTATCACCGACCGCAAATTCATGCTGGCCAAATTTTTCAAATCCGTATTTGGAATAGAATTTCTGAGCCTTGTAATTATGTTCCCAAACTCCCAGCCAGACCCAATCACAGCTTGACTGCTCTGCTTTTTTCAAAGCAAACTCAAAAAGTTTCTTACCCAACCCTTGACCTTGATAGGCCTTTAAGAGATAGATACGCTGGATTTCAAAGGCATTTTCCAGCTCATGTTCTGTCTGAGCAGGACCCTGGTTAAGCTTAAGATAACCAGCTATCTGATGATCTACTCTTAGAAAATAGTGCTGGCAGTTGGAATCCGATAACTCACTAGTCAAGACTTCGAGTGAATACGCTTCCTCAAAGAAAGCCTTCAGTTTTTTAGGGTCATTATCGTGAGCGAAGGTCTC harbors:
- a CDS encoding phenylalanine--tRNA ligase subunit beta, encoding MLVSYKWLKELVDFDATSQDLSEKMSTTGIEVEGVEQKSAGLSKLVVGQVVSSEPIPDTHLNICQVNVGEEVTQIVCGAPNVKPGIKVIVALPGARIAGNYKIKKSKIRGVESLGMLCSLSEIGVSDSVVPKVYADGIYHLPEDAVVGEPVFSYLDLDDEIIELSITPNRADALSMRGVAHEVAAIYDSKVNFKPVALEESDKKASDVIEVAIESEKVAAYTARVIENVIIAPSPQWLQNLLMNAGIRPLNNVVDITNYILLYFGQPMHAFDFDKFDGKKIVARQAKEGENLVTLDGEERDLIADDIVISVGDKAVALGGVMGGANTEIDNNSKTVVLEAALFDGKSIRKTSGRLNLRSESSSRFEKGINVATLTEAMDTAAAMIAELSGGQVLSGIVSAGSVDTSDVPVTATIDYVNRSLGTNLDYAQIADIFRRLGMETTGDASQFTVAVPRRRWDIRIPADLVEEIARIYGYNNLPTTLPKEDGTAGELTLTQNIRRQVRSLAEGAGLTEIISYALTTPEKAVEFVARPTTVTELMWPMTVDRSALRQNMVSGMLDTVAYNVARKNKNLALYEIGKIFEQSGNPKEDLPQEINKFALVLTGLVAEKDFQTPAVPVDFFHAKGILEAIFGHYKLAVDFMATSEIAALHPGRTAEIHLNGAVIGFVGQVHPQTAKDYGIPETYVAEINLDGIEEALQPAQPFTEISKFPAVSRDIALLLSSDVKHQDVLNAIAAAGVKRLTKVTLFDVYAGGNIEAGKKSMAYNLTFQNPEDSLTDKEVAKYMEKISKALVELGAEIR
- a CDS encoding DUF2087 domain-containing protein, with amino-acid sequence MNVQEIQEKFFREGKLIAFPKKLKSRQDLFAYLQEELAKKGSTFTEKEVNAFLAEIYDDFAILRRYLVDYGYLSRDQYGLEYRIEEKR
- a CDS encoding GNAT family N-acetyltransferase translates to MQIDPIRLEEVSALQELATQTFAETFAHDNDPKKLKAFFEEAYSLEVLTSELSDSNCQHYFLRVDHQIAGYLKLNQGPAQTEHELENAFEIQRIYLLKAYQGQGLGKKLFEFALKKAEQSSCDWVWLGVWEHNYKAQKFYSKYGFEKFGQHEFAVGDKIDVDWLLKRPLHQKG